From Humisphaera borealis, the proteins below share one genomic window:
- a CDS encoding site-specific DNA-methyltransferase produces the protein MRHAKVRQRRQRPSENRRQPAPFGLRFWREKDRKGRVVKFEHDGFRAKIFFGRLFPKAGFCGLRGVIVDFLKGAQWANSAPPSVSCLCEPLLWHANSDGQIPARETVCRQWGWGLVDDLVWRRPGYPGSWPNRLKNDWEGVYHFAKTSKLAAFNPTSAGRPSDRCINKTGAKRSNHTGNNFGGHDERKQGVALPSNVIVTQVSGESIHEAAFPKDLADFFVKVYSNDGDAVFDPFCGSGTTLVSCQDNGRLGYGVEISPKYADVTLSRLEECFGLQAERL, from the coding sequence ATGAGACACGCAAAGGTAAGACAACGTCGACAGCGACCAAGCGAAAACAGACGGCAGCCGGCTCCATTCGGGCTTCGATTCTGGAGGGAAAAGGACCGAAAAGGCCGGGTCGTCAAGTTTGAACATGACGGTTTCAGGGCGAAAATTTTCTTCGGCAGATTGTTCCCCAAGGCCGGTTTTTGCGGCCTGCGAGGCGTGATAGTGGATTTTCTTAAGGGGGCGCAATGGGCTAATAGCGCCCCTCCTTCGGTTTCTTGTCTTTGCGAGCCGCTACTTTGGCATGCCAATTCAGACGGACAGATACCAGCGCGGGAAACGGTGTGCCGGCAGTGGGGTTGGGGACTCGTGGACGACTTGGTTTGGCGTCGGCCAGGGTATCCGGGATCATGGCCGAATCGGCTCAAGAATGATTGGGAAGGCGTGTACCACTTCGCGAAAACCTCGAAGCTCGCGGCGTTCAATCCGACGAGTGCCGGTAGGCCGAGCGATCGCTGCATCAACAAAACCGGCGCCAAACGCTCCAATCACACCGGCAACAACTTCGGTGGCCATGACGAACGGAAGCAAGGCGTTGCGTTGCCGTCGAACGTGATTGTGACCCAGGTCAGCGGAGAAAGTATCCACGAAGCGGCATTCCCGAAGGATTTGGCAGACTTCTTCGTCAAAGTCTACAGCAATGACGGGGACGCCGTATTCGACCCATTCTGTGGTTCGGGAACGACCCTCGTGTCTTGCCAGGACAACGGCCGACTTGGCTATGGAGTCGAGATATCCCCAAAGTACGCCGACGTCACACTGTCTCGGCTTGAGGAATGCTTTGGTCTGCAGGCTGAGAGGTTGTGA
- a CDS encoding autotransporter-associated beta strand repeat-containing protein, protein MGKRFAAGHRVPQATQDRGPRNVRQNSSVWRAGAIAAALLIAGPLGSKPAQAATYYWDSDGNTAGFGSTTGTWGTNAFWTSVVGGGATHSAVTTTLAADLVNFGGAAGLNYNNAAVSVAAGGVTATSITFGAGQTTALTVGGSSQGTITLAGPTRTIVANTSGHSILSPIALTGATTATLAVSAAGTTSLTLGAMSGTGGLTLVNTGGTNPTATFNLNGASTYSGATLLDSSNTNASVALVLGVANALPTTTVLTMDGGAGSGTGRTITLNMNGKDQTLAGLIGTSTGTPGGVSRTNRVLNGSGTLSTLTINGSSASTYTGLIGTGGTNIKLVKDGTGTFTLSGVTAFTSNTYTGGTILNQGTLTVTNDGTTTSGTLGASTGTLTVNNNNTTAAGTAAVLNLPTGVSLTVGTLSGTISTPLSGTNTATINTQTSRNFTVNQTAAGTYEGVIAGAGAFTLGSLSTNTLTLTGLNTFSGALNINTGGTLVAGIAGNGTNSALGSVSNTRTITVNTGGTLRADVGNIFSTSFAAAATSLPALAIAGGTMTNGGAATNSALGNITLTGGTLTATTGSPAGTTSGQGFGSWNLNGTVTSTGTSLISSTAGAGIPITLNATSGLSSPATIFDVTSGTLTASAVLGQVTRAGNETVGSLTKSGAGTMILSGNNTYGGLTTVNAAALRISNSGALGTTAGGTLVNNTSSARLELSGGITVTGEALTINGLGNFTGALTSFSGVNEWAGNVTIGSALTRLGATAGATLKVSGVIDSGVVNTGLDIRTDDLTGIVVLSGANTYLGNTNVLIGKLQLDGGNDRLPTATKMSLGNTTTLSEFDLNGRNQEIAGLFINAGATPANNSVNNSSVTLSTLNVNTAAASPSTFAGILKGNLALTKTGADSFTLSGDNSYTGATLVSAGTLTLSGTGDINSSSGITVNGSGAKLLQTSSVAVSPVVTLTQGTLTGSGTVNTVNVGAGTGGIISNNNGVAGAALTIGTLTFDGVATVNTFSNSTSAPIVTTSLVGNGTAGQVTINPSAAGWAAGTYDLISYSGGSITGMGGFGQFVLGTVTGVSPRQTKTFGNSGTAITLAIGADDKPVWTGVNGANWITDVTNSPTSGTPNWALQTGLTATDFWAADNVEFNDTYNIGGGPVAVTQNVVNISAANVSPTGTTFNNSAINYTLNGGFGIATGTLTKNGTGNVTISTVNTYTGATTINAGTITLSGSGTLGTGSALTLGGGKLDLGTLSRTVGAVSVTAPAVSGDTILNGSLTGTSYAASNTTGNAIISANLLVNGGAGFTKTGAGAVTLSGTNTYTGATAVNDGTLILSNANTISGATSVAGTGTLQLGNATSMGTSTTTLASGATLQLRNDVNTTFTAPIATPAAGVTYNFEVNQATGAGTGRTLTLGNITFATSTTNQINVTGGNGYTLALGTLTAGSGVALTPFTVNATTAPVTIVKFAGGGFGNALTLQGGNAITLGTFELNSNGANSLTVSGSGTVATLGTTTATNSRAGGSVSYTLNSGTLNLTTTTSLANRNVSGTAGAPTFTINGGTLNNTSGAALALAANSGLTAGSPNTTINGDFAFGTASSTNLNNLDLGLGTVSLGTTAGTSRTVTVNGGATLTLGGVISNGTTANSLAKDGTGILALSGTNGYTGGSSVTGGVLTFLNTNAKAVSGTHAFSANTTLGLGVAASGAFFTSTDVDNAFAGNMVGNLSNVTVDATTNVGIDTTSATFTYATSVAGSPTRALVKLGANTLNLTGTNTHTGGTNINAGTLSFANGALGTTGNITFTGSSTLQWNGTNTEDISGRLVMTNGVTSTFDTVANNVTLATGFGSSSTGALTKAGTGILTLSGANTYSGTTTISAGTLRLANTGALGTSALVSIGANTLQLGTDTAFSGPAISIAGGTIVSDRATAGAGLTHVLGNAAVSNATHNFTAGTNVTSGTAAIQLGNITNASGSGGNATLNPTTANLIITGGYEGVTNTGTNGLILSGSSSGNSVAGDIKNGTRTTQNLFKQGNSIWTLSGTNTYTGTTRVDAGALITTKAAALPGLNNLVTFNGGTLGARIGAGGWTTGEVDTLLLSTNAVKTSGALGIDTTTASLTQWTGFTTGVDSLGATLGLTKLGTNTLTLNSAGNNYAGTTTIDQGTLALSVDHTLAGALNFGFGGTNTNTGTLDLSAANASFGSLNVLTNSANNNTITIGSGKTLTISGNVTVGVNAANAVASLVTSGGGNLVVGTGGTNTFIVGGASGGTLAGSTAVDLSGLASLTVNYGSGGTFRLGDNNTGSNNPAPSTLKLATDNTITVGNFRIGDSSGGQSTHVLTLGNGVNTINATSVNIGSAGSGIRSGGSMIFDPADATGTLTLNGFGGTGTRTILNMVNTTGNTAASPTSIVNLAGHTANLNVSTLVMATRTVGGGATSTLTFDQGVLDVTTLNMANRSGTAGGVTATVNLGDSVAVGVPTVTIGGITMGVSASAGTATANLSITGGNVGIGTGSGTAINMANAGTGAASTSALSITGGTVTVTGNIIRTVGAGTETATLSVSGANAVLDMSGKNITSLTGITYTDGTIKNLGTVNTGMTLAGTGSRVFDQGTGVSGEIQGTITGTGIGLTKQGLGSLTLSSITNNYSGATTITGGTLSVSADTNLGTAPGSATPASLVINGGTLSASAGFTLDSNRGIALGTTGSTGGTIDVAAGTLGYGGIIANNGGTNTLTKTGVGILTLSGTTANTYTGVTTVALGTLELNKTAGVDAIAGDGANDKNVPDVAINGGTLRLMADNQLGNNVFITMTAGTFSLNGKNETIFHFSNSGGTFNSGRGGGLTVSDPVWAGGANHVFNTQNYGLTVAGPTVEVAHDISGGLNMVHGAEGFASAGSINVGSNFAILQFSGTTPNLTLNGDKTIPGLLSLTGNVNVIAGTQASITTGVALLPDADLTTIDITPDPDQTGVIPGKVELGSAARTFTLGTGASLAVSAVVQGSGGLTKAGDGVMTLSATNTYSGPTTISAGTLAITGLISSATHAITNGTLAGNGTISEVVTISAGGSIRPGTPGGSTTGTITVKSLSMANDATAVMGVDIVGITAGSGYDQVALPNAGTSTVSIAGASLSVKLGTLLSGDGSEKFYIIDNAALTAGTVSGQFANLIVEASPAYGVPTGTTLSSATPSTSMPGGFDFTDLTSGFVYTLVYNVDSTTNNFTPGSGNDVVLSVVPEPGSLALAAMGGLGLLSRRRRR, encoded by the coding sequence ATGGGGAAACGTTTTGCTGCCGGCCATCGTGTGCCGCAGGCTACACAGGATCGTGGACCGCGCAACGTCCGACAGAACTCTTCGGTCTGGCGGGCCGGCGCGATTGCCGCTGCACTCCTGATCGCCGGGCCTCTCGGCTCCAAGCCCGCTCAAGCCGCAACCTACTACTGGGACTCAGACGGTAATACCGCAGGATTCGGCAGCACCACCGGCACTTGGGGCACGAATGCCTTCTGGACCAGCGTGGTCGGCGGCGGGGCTACACATTCCGCTGTCACTACCACCCTCGCCGCCGACCTCGTCAACTTCGGCGGCGCAGCCGGGCTGAACTATAACAACGCTGCCGTAAGTGTTGCGGCCGGCGGAGTCACGGCCACCAGCATCACATTCGGAGCCGGGCAAACGACGGCTCTCACTGTCGGCGGCTCCAGCCAGGGCACCATCACCCTCGCCGGCCCCACTCGGACCATCGTCGCCAACACCAGCGGCCACAGCATCCTTTCTCCGATCGCCCTGACCGGTGCCACCACGGCTACACTTGCAGTTTCAGCCGCCGGCACTACCTCATTGACTCTTGGCGCGATGAGCGGAACTGGCGGTTTGACTCTAGTGAACACGGGCGGCACGAACCCCACCGCAACCTTCAATCTCAACGGGGCGAGCACCTATTCGGGCGCGACCCTGCTGGACAGCTCTAATACCAATGCCTCTGTCGCGCTGGTGCTCGGCGTTGCCAATGCCCTGCCGACCACCACGGTGCTCACAATGGACGGCGGTGCCGGCAGCGGAACTGGTCGGACCATCACGCTGAACATGAACGGCAAAGATCAGACCCTTGCCGGTCTGATCGGCACCTCGACCGGAACCCCGGGCGGCGTTTCGCGGACCAACAGGGTCCTCAACGGCAGCGGCACCCTGTCCACTCTCACGATCAACGGCAGTTCTGCTTCGACCTACACAGGATTAATCGGCACTGGTGGAACTAACATCAAGCTTGTCAAGGACGGCACCGGCACTTTCACCCTTTCTGGTGTTACCGCGTTCACCAGCAACACCTACACCGGCGGAACGATCCTGAACCAAGGAACGCTTACGGTCACCAACGATGGCACCACCACTAGTGGCACGCTCGGCGCAAGCACCGGCACGCTCACCGTCAACAACAACAACACGACGGCCGCCGGCACAGCCGCCGTCCTTAACCTCCCTACCGGCGTCAGTCTTACGGTTGGCACACTGAGCGGCACGATCTCCACACCCCTCAGCGGCACCAACACGGCTACGATCAACACCCAGACCAGCCGGAATTTCACCGTCAATCAGACCGCCGCAGGCACCTATGAGGGGGTCATCGCTGGAGCAGGCGCCTTCACCCTCGGAAGCCTCAGCACCAACACGCTCACCCTTACCGGTCTCAACACCTTCTCCGGTGCCCTCAACATCAACACCGGCGGCACCCTCGTGGCGGGCATCGCTGGTAACGGTACCAACTCGGCCTTGGGCAGTGTCAGTAACACCAGGACCATCACAGTTAACACTGGCGGCACTTTGCGGGCCGATGTCGGTAACATCTTCAGCACGAGTTTTGCCGCCGCCGCCACCAGCCTGCCTGCCTTGGCTATCGCCGGTGGCACCATGACCAACGGCGGAGCCGCCACCAACAGTGCACTGGGCAACATCACTTTGACGGGTGGCACTTTGACCGCCACCACAGGTAGCCCGGCTGGCACCACCAGCGGACAAGGCTTCGGTTCATGGAACCTCAACGGCACGGTCACATCCACCGGCACTTCGCTCATTTCCTCGACCGCCGGTGCCGGCATCCCTATCACCCTCAACGCCACCAGTGGCCTAAGCAGTCCCGCCACCATCTTCGATGTCACCAGCGGCACGCTCACTGCATCCGCCGTATTGGGTCAGGTCACCAGGGCCGGTAACGAAACCGTCGGCAGTCTCACCAAGTCCGGTGCGGGCACCATGATCCTGAGTGGTAACAACACCTACGGCGGGCTCACCACCGTCAATGCCGCAGCCTTGAGGATCAGCAATAGCGGTGCCTTGGGAACCACGGCGGGCGGGACCCTGGTCAATAACACATCCAGCGCGCGGCTCGAACTCTCCGGCGGCATTACGGTCACCGGCGAAGCGCTGACCATCAATGGTCTTGGCAACTTTACGGGAGCGTTGACCAGCTTCAGTGGCGTCAACGAGTGGGCCGGCAATGTGACCATTGGATCGGCATTAACCCGGCTTGGTGCTACTGCCGGTGCCACCCTCAAGGTGAGCGGCGTCATCGATAGCGGTGTCGTCAATACGGGTCTTGACATTCGCACCGATGATCTCACCGGTATTGTTGTCCTCTCCGGCGCCAACACCTATCTGGGCAACACCAATGTTTTGATCGGCAAACTGCAACTGGATGGAGGAAACGATCGCCTGCCGACGGCGACCAAAATGAGCTTGGGGAATACTACTACACTTAGCGAATTCGATCTCAACGGCAGGAACCAGGAGATTGCCGGCCTCTTCATCAATGCCGGCGCGACCCCCGCCAACAACTCGGTGAACAACTCGTCCGTCACCCTCTCCACCCTCAACGTCAACACGGCGGCTGCCTCCCCATCCACCTTCGCCGGCATCCTGAAAGGAAATCTCGCCCTGACCAAAACCGGCGCGGATAGCTTCACCCTTTCCGGCGACAACAGCTACACCGGTGCGACCCTCGTCTCCGCTGGCACCCTGACGCTTTCCGGCACCGGTGATATCAACTCCAGCAGCGGCATCACCGTCAACGGAAGCGGGGCCAAGCTCCTGCAAACCAGCAGCGTGGCGGTCTCGCCCGTCGTGACCCTCACCCAGGGCACGCTCACCGGCAGCGGCACGGTCAATACCGTCAACGTCGGAGCGGGCACCGGCGGGATCATTTCCAACAACAATGGCGTGGCCGGCGCGGCACTCACCATCGGCACCCTGACTTTCGACGGCGTGGCCACGGTCAATACCTTCAGCAACTCTACCTCCGCCCCGATCGTCACTACCAGCCTGGTGGGCAATGGCACGGCCGGCCAAGTTACAATTAATCCCAGCGCCGCAGGTTGGGCCGCAGGCACCTATGACCTCATCAGCTACAGTGGCGGAAGCATCACTGGCATGGGCGGCTTTGGCCAGTTCGTCCTTGGTACCGTAACCGGTGTCTCGCCCCGCCAGACCAAGACCTTCGGCAATTCGGGCACCGCCATCACCCTGGCCATCGGTGCGGACGACAAACCGGTCTGGACCGGGGTCAACGGCGCAAATTGGATCACGGACGTCACCAACAGCCCCACCAGCGGCACGCCGAACTGGGCGCTGCAGACCGGGCTTACCGCCACGGACTTCTGGGCCGCCGACAATGTGGAGTTCAACGACACCTACAACATCGGTGGAGGCCCGGTGGCGGTGACACAGAACGTGGTAAACATTTCGGCCGCCAATGTCAGCCCGACCGGGACGACGTTTAACAATTCAGCGATCAATTATACCCTCAACGGCGGCTTCGGCATTGCCACTGGCACCCTGACTAAGAACGGCACCGGCAATGTGACCATCAGCACCGTCAACACCTACACCGGTGCCACGACCATCAATGCCGGCACGATCACGCTGAGCGGCAGCGGCACGCTGGGCACCGGTTCGGCTCTGACGCTGGGCGGCGGCAAGCTGGACTTGGGCACCCTCAGCCGCACGGTCGGCGCGGTTTCCGTCACCGCCCCGGCGGTCAGCGGCGACACCATCCTCAACGGCAGCCTCACCGGCACCTCCTATGCCGCGAGCAACACCACGGGCAATGCGATCATTTCCGCCAACCTGCTGGTCAACGGCGGGGCGGGCTTCACGAAAACCGGCGCAGGCGCGGTCACCCTCTCCGGCACAAATACCTACACCGGGGCGACCGCCGTGAACGACGGCACGCTGATCCTGTCCAACGCGAACACGATCAGCGGAGCCACCAGCGTTGCTGGCACAGGCACGCTGCAACTGGGCAACGCCACCTCGATGGGCACCTCCACCACGACCCTGGCCAGCGGTGCGACCCTCCAGCTCAGGAATGACGTCAACACGACCTTCACAGCGCCGATTGCCACGCCTGCGGCCGGAGTCACCTACAATTTTGAGGTGAACCAGGCGACCGGCGCGGGCACGGGGAGAACCCTGACGCTGGGCAATATCACCTTTGCCACCTCCACCACGAACCAGATCAACGTCACGGGTGGAAATGGTTACACCTTGGCGCTTGGCACGCTGACGGCTGGTAGCGGGGTCGCTTTGACTCCGTTCACGGTCAATGCCACGACCGCTCCTGTCACGATCGTCAAATTTGCAGGCGGAGGTTTCGGCAATGCCCTGACGCTTCAAGGCGGAAATGCGATCACGCTGGGCACTTTTGAACTCAATTCCAACGGCGCCAACAGCCTGACGGTCAGTGGCAGCGGAACCGTCGCCACCTTGGGAACAACGACGGCAACCAATTCTCGCGCTGGCGGCTCCGTCTCCTACACGCTCAATAGCGGCACGCTCAACCTCACCACGACCACATCGCTCGCCAATAGAAACGTCAGCGGCACCGCAGGCGCGCCGACCTTCACCATCAACGGCGGCACGCTCAACAACACCAGCGGTGCGGCCCTCGCTCTGGCTGCAAACAGCGGCCTCACCGCCGGCTCTCCGAACACCACGATCAACGGCGACTTCGCCTTCGGCACGGCTTCCAGCACCAACTTGAATAACCTGGATCTCGGCTTAGGAACGGTGAGCCTTGGCACGACCGCCGGCACATCGCGCACGGTGACGGTCAATGGTGGAGCCACTCTGACTCTCGGAGGCGTCATCTCCAACGGCACCACCGCTAACAGTCTCGCGAAGGACGGAACCGGCATACTGGCCCTTTCCGGCACCAACGGCTACACCGGCGGATCTTCAGTCACCGGAGGAGTGCTGACTTTCCTCAATACCAACGCCAAGGCGGTTTCGGGAACTCACGCCTTTTCTGCAAACACTACCCTCGGTCTCGGAGTCGCCGCCTCGGGTGCGTTCTTCACTTCCACCGACGTTGACAACGCCTTCGCCGGCAACATGGTGGGGAATCTCAGCAATGTCACCGTCGATGCCACCACCAACGTGGGTATCGACACCACGTCAGCGACTTTCACCTACGCCACCTCCGTGGCCGGCAGCCCCACCCGAGCACTGGTCAAATTGGGAGCCAACACCCTCAACCTCACCGGCACGAACACCCACACCGGTGGCACGAACATCAACGCGGGCACGCTGTCCTTTGCCAATGGAGCGCTTGGCACGACCGGCAACATCACCTTCACCGGCAGCAGCACCCTGCAATGGAACGGCACGAACACTGAGGACATCTCCGGCCGCTTGGTGATGACCAACGGCGTGACGTCGACCTTTGACACCGTCGCCAACAACGTCACCCTAGCCACAGGCTTCGGCAGTTCGAGCACGGGTGCGCTGACCAAGGCCGGAACCGGCATCCTGACCCTTTCCGGTGCCAACACCTATAGCGGCACCACCACCATCAGCGCAGGCACGCTTCGCCTCGCCAATACCGGCGCACTGGGAACCTCCGCCCTGGTGTCAATCGGCGCGAACACCCTGCAACTCGGGACCGATACCGCGTTCTCCGGCCCGGCGATCAGCATCGCTGGCGGAACCATCGTTTCGGATCGGGCCACCGCAGGCGCAGGCCTCACCCATGTCCTTGGCAATGCGGCGGTCTCAAACGCAACCCACAACTTCACGGCGGGGACGAATGTGACGAGCGGAACCGCCGCCATCCAGCTTGGCAACATCACCAATGCATCAGGCTCCGGCGGCAACGCGACGCTGAACCCCACCACGGCCAATCTCATCATCACGGGAGGTTACGAAGGTGTAACCAACACCGGCACGAACGGTTTGATCTTGAGTGGAAGCAGTTCAGGAAACTCCGTCGCCGGAGACATCAAAAATGGCACGCGAACCACTCAGAACCTCTTCAAGCAGGGCAACAGCATCTGGACCTTGTCCGGCACGAACACCTACACCGGCACCACCAGGGTCGACGCCGGCGCGCTGATCACCACCAAGGCGGCGGCACTGCCAGGATTGAACAACCTCGTGACGTTCAACGGCGGCACGCTCGGCGCGCGGATCGGTGCCGGCGGCTGGACCACCGGAGAAGTGGATACCCTCCTGCTCTCGACCAATGCCGTCAAGACCTCCGGTGCCCTCGGCATCGACACCACCACTGCCAGCCTCACCCAGTGGACCGGCTTCACGACTGGCGTCGACAGCCTCGGCGCAACACTCGGGCTCACCAAACTCGGCACCAACACTTTGACCCTCAATTCGGCCGGCAACAACTACGCCGGTACCACCACCATCGACCAAGGCACGCTGGCGCTCTCCGTTGACCACACGCTCGCGGGTGCTCTCAACTTCGGATTCGGTGGAACAAACACCAACACCGGCACCTTGGATCTGTCCGCTGCCAACGCCAGCTTCGGAAGCCTCAACGTCCTGACCAACTCGGCAAACAACAACACCATCACCATCGGCTCGGGTAAAACGCTAACTATCAGCGGCAATGTGACCGTCGGAGTCAATGCCGCTAATGCGGTCGCCTCGCTCGTGACTTCAGGCGGCGGTAATTTGGTGGTGGGCACTGGCGGCACCAACACCTTTATCGTCGGTGGTGCCAGCGGTGGGACGCTTGCGGGCAGCACCGCGGTTGACCTCTCCGGACTCGCCTCCCTCACGGTTAACTATGGGTCGGGGGGCACCTTCCGCCTCGGTGACAATAATACGGGTTCCAATAATCCTGCGCCTTCGACTTTGAAGCTCGCCACAGACAACACCATCACCGTCGGAAACTTCCGGATCGGCGACAGCAGCGGGGGACAGTCCACTCACGTTCTGACCTTGGGCAATGGGGTAAACACCATCAACGCCACCTCCGTCAACATCGGTTCGGCCGGAAGTGGCATCCGTTCAGGTGGCTCGATGATCTTCGACCCGGCGGATGCCACGGGCACGCTCACCCTTAACGGCTTCGGTGGTACCGGCACACGCACCATCCTAAACATGGTCAACACCACCGGTAATACCGCGGCCAGTCCAACTTCGATCGTGAACTTGGCTGGCCACACGGCCAACCTCAACGTCAGCACGCTGGTCATGGCAACACGTACCGTCGGCGGGGGAGCCACTTCGACGCTGACCTTTGATCAGGGTGTGCTGGATGTCACCACCCTGAACATGGCCAATCGAAGCGGCACCGCAGGCGGCGTCACAGCCACCGTAAACTTGGGTGACAGCGTGGCCGTCGGCGTGCCGACCGTGACGATTGGAGGCATCACCATGGGCGTGAGCGCCAGCGCTGGCACCGCCACGGCGAACCTCAGCATCACCGGCGGCAACGTCGGCATCGGAACCGGTTCCGGCACCGCCATCAACATGGCCAACGCGGGAACCGGTGCTGCATCGACCTCCGCCCTCAGTATCACCGGCGGAACGGTCACCGTGACAGGTAACATCATTCGCACTGTTGGTGCCGGGACGGAAACCGCCACCCTCTCGGTCAGCGGAGCCAATGCAGTCCTCGACATGTCAGGAAAAAACATCACCAGCTTGACCGGCATCACCTACACCGACGGCACGATCAAAAACCTCGGTACCGTCAACACCGGCATGACCCTGGCTGGCACGGGTTCCCGCGTCTTCGACCAAGGCACCGGCGTCAGTGGCGAGATCCAAGGCACCATCACCGGTACCGGTATTGGCCTCACCAAGCAGGGCTTAGGCTCCCTCACCCTGTCGTCCATCACCAACAACTACTCTGGAGCAACCACCATCACGGGCGGCACCCTCAGCGTATCGGCAGATACCAACCTTGGCACCGCGCCCGGATCAGCGACCCCGGCCAGCCTGGTGATCAATGGCGGCACCCTCTCCGCCAGCGCCGGGTTTACCCTGGATTCCAACCGTGGAATCGCCTTGGGCACCACCGGAAGCACCGGAGGCACGATTGACGTGGCCGCCGGCACGCTGGGCTACGGCGGCATCATCGCCAACAACGGCGGAACCAACACCCTGACCAAAACCGGGGTGGGCATCCTGACCCTTTCGGGCACCACGGCCAACACGTACACCGGGGTAACCACTGTCGCCCTCGGCACGCTGGAACTCAACAAGACCGCCGGGGTCGACGCGATCGCCGGTGACGGTGCCAACGACAAGAACGTTCCCGACGTAGCGATCAACGGTGGCACGCTCCGGCTCATGGCCGACAACCAGCTCGGCAACAACGTTTTCATCACCATGACCGCCGGCACGTTCAGCCTCAACGGCAAGAACGAAACGATCTTCCATTTCAGCAATTCCGGCGGGACGTTTAACTCTGGCCGGGGCGGTGGATTGACGGTGTCCGACCCGGTCTGGGCAGGGGGTGCCAATCACGTCTTTAACACCCAAAACTATGGCCTAACTGTCGCAGGCCCGACCGTCGAAGTGGCCCACGACATCAGTGGCGGACTTAACATGGTGCATGGGGCCGAAGGATTCGCTTCGGCGGGTTCCATCAATGTCGGGTCGAACTTTGCTATCCTTCAGTTCTCCGGCACAACGCCTAACCTGACCCTCAACGGCGACAAGACGATTCCGGGGCTGCTGTCGCTGACGGGCAATGTGAACGTCATCGCGGGCACTCAGGCGAGCATCACCACCGGGGTTGCTCTACTTCCAGACGCAGACCTTACTACGATCGACATCACGCCCGACCCCGATCAGACTGGCGTCATCCCCGGCAAGGTCGAACTGGGCTCGGCCGCCCGCACTTTCACGCTTGGTACGGGCGCGTCACTTGCGGTTTCGGCGGTCGTGCAGGGCTCCGGCGGCTTGACGAAGGCCGGCGATGGCGTGATGACGC
- a CDS encoding substrate-binding domain-containing protein, whose translation MQLELEWPFKRHAGIFAGTQKYAGEHSWQSIVDENPDATLQKYSGNPASYDGIIARATGKLARRAARANIPVVNVWLSSPAAASLPGVFPDYSAQGRLRAEHLLTRGFSHFAALTADENRGESLELEAFTNTVREAGYRCASAKVSLDAFSGIHWRRTERTIATWMSGWKRPIGIYIGTELLGRVVAQACHNRGWRVPEDVAIIAGRNEEMLCESLHPTLSSMEVGYDHIGYEAARLLDRLMNGEPPPRGPILIPPEGVVVRESTDFFAVDDPLIAAALRFIAANSHLEIGQDDVARAVDTGSRTLQRRFQKHLKRPIAAEIRRVRIERAKRELAQGSLPLKEIARKVGFGETMQMYTVFRRDLGVTPSQYRKDRENRQT comes from the coding sequence ATGCAGTTGGAGCTGGAATGGCCGTTTAAGAGGCACGCCGGCATTTTTGCCGGTACCCAGAAGTACGCTGGGGAACATAGCTGGCAGTCGATCGTGGACGAAAACCCCGACGCCACGCTGCAGAAGTATTCGGGGAACCCCGCTTCCTACGACGGCATTATCGCGCGGGCAACGGGGAAACTGGCCCGCCGGGCGGCACGTGCGAACATACCCGTGGTGAACGTCTGGCTGAGCTCCCCCGCTGCTGCATCCCTGCCCGGCGTGTTCCCGGACTATTCGGCGCAAGGTCGCCTGCGAGCCGAGCATCTCCTGACTCGGGGCTTTAGCCACTTTGCCGCGTTGACGGCTGATGAGAATCGTGGAGAGTCTCTGGAGCTGGAGGCGTTCACCAACACCGTCCGTGAGGCGGGATACAGGTGCGCTTCCGCGAAAGTGTCGCTCGATGCCTTTTCTGGGATCCACTGGCGTAGAACCGAGCGGACGATCGCCACGTGGATGAGCGGCTGGAAACGGCCAATCGGCATTTACATTGGTACCGAGTTGCTCGGAAGGGTCGTCGCACAGGCGTGTCATAATCGTGGCTGGCGTGTTCCGGAAGACGTGGCGATCATCGCCGGTCGGAACGAGGAGATGCTTTGCGAATCGCTGCATCCGACGCTCAGCAGCATGGAAGTCGGGTATGACCACATCGGCTACGAAGCGGCGCGGCTGCTGGACCGGCTGATGAACGGCGAACCGCCGCCGCGTGGCCCCATATTGATTCCACCCGAGGGTGTGGTGGTTCGCGAGTCGACGGATTTCTTTGCCGTCGACGACCCTTTGATTGCGGCAGCATTGAGATTCATCGCCGCCAACAGTCACCTGGAAATTGGCCAGGATGACGTGGCACGGGCCGTGGACACCGGGTCGCGGACACTGCAACGCCGCTTCCAGAAGCATCTGAAGCGTCCCATCGCCGCGGAGATTCGTCGCGTACGCATCGAGCGCGCCAAACGCGAACTCGCCCAAGGCTCACTTCCCTTGAAGGAGATTGCCCGCAAAGTGGGTTTTGGCGAAACAATGCAGATGTACACGGTCTTCCGACGAGATTTGGGCGTGACGCCAAGTCAGTATCGAAAGGATCGAGAAAATCGGCAGACATGA